In Anthocerotibacter panamensis C109, the sequence GATAGATGATCCATGGTTAAAAAAACAATAATAACTTTCTTTAGAGGAAATAGGAATGAGCAACACTTTCTTTGATGAATCAACTGAGCAGTCCCAAATCAAAACAGCTATTGTATCAAAGTATTTTTGGGTATGGGCTAAAGTCATACTCAAGGCTACCGGAAAGCCCTCAAAAATTGCTTACATTGACCTTTTTGCTGGACCTGGACGATATAAAGATGGCACAATGTCAACACCTCTGCGAATTCTTATCTCAGCGATTAGAGAAGAAAAAATACGAGATGCGCTAATTACAGTTTTTAATGATAAAGATGAAAATAATTCACAAACCTTAGAGCGAGAAATACAAAATCTTCCAGGTATTACAACACTGAAATATAAGCCACAAATATACACAGGCGAAGTGGGAACTGAAATTGTAAAGCTTTTTGAAAGTAGAAGTATTGGTCCTACTTTATTTTTTGTAGATCCTTGGGGCTATAAGGGTCTTTCTTTAAAACTTATAAACTCTGTTTTGAAGGATTGGGGCTGTGATTGTATTTTCTTTTTTAATTACAATCGCATAAACATGGGTCTTAGCAATAAAGCTGTGCATCCTCATATGAATGCTTTATTTGGTGAGGGACGAGCAGAACAACTTCACCAAATTTTAAAATCGATGCCTCCCTATGAGCATGAGCTAACAATTGTTGAAGAAATCTCTCAAACATTACGGACAGGAATAACTCCTAGATACGTCCTCCCATTTTGTTTTAAAAATGACAAAGGTACTAGAACGAGCCATCACCTTATCTTTGTATCTAAGCACTTTAAAGGCTATGAAATCATGAAAGGTATTATGGCTAAAGAAAGTTCTAGCTTTGATCAAGGAGTCCCAACCTTTATTTACAGTCCAGCAACAGAGAGGCAGCCCTTACTTTTTGAGTTAGTACGTCCATTAGGTGATCTTGAAGAGATTCTGCTTCAGGATTACGCTGGGAAAACGATTACAATGCGTAAAATTTATGAGAATCATAGTGTTGGAAAAAGATATATAGAAAAAACTACAAAGATGTTTTACAAAAGTTAGAAAATGAAGGTAAAATCCAAGCTAGTAAGCATAAGAAAAACACTTTCGCAGGTACAGTAGAAGTAACCTTCCCGCCAAGGACACCATGACATGGCCGAAAAATCCAGCATTGAGTGGACGGATGCGACATGGAACCCAGTTACGGGTTGCACAAAGGTCAGTCCTGGCTGCGCGAACTGCTATGCAGATCGTATGGCAAAACGCCTCCAACTCATGGGTAATGCCTCCTATACCCATGGTTTTGAGCTAACTCTCCAAGAAAAAGCCCTCGAACTACCCCTCAAGTGGAAGAAACCCCAAACCATTTTTGTAAATTCCATGAGCGACCTATT encodes:
- a CDS encoding three-Cys-motif partner protein TcmP — encoded protein: MSNTFFDESTEQSQIKTAIVSKYFWVWAKVILKATGKPSKIAYIDLFAGPGRYKDGTMSTPLRILISAIREEKIRDALITVFNDKDENNSQTLEREIQNLPGITTLKYKPQIYTGEVGTEIVKLFESRSIGPTLFFVDPWGYKGLSLKLINSVLKDWGCDCIFFFNYNRINMGLSNKAVHPHMNALFGEGRAEQLHQILKSMPPYEHELTIVEEISQTLRTGITPRYVLPFCFKNDKGTRTSHHLIFVSKHFKGYEIMKGIMAKESSSFDQGVPTFIYSPATERQPLLFELVRPLGDLEEILLQDYAGKTITMRKIYENHSVGKRYIEKTTKMFYKS